In Chryseobacterium camelliae, one DNA window encodes the following:
- a CDS encoding DUF3857 domain-containing protein, producing the protein MENQMVTENYSIVKPAVWAGSMEDQEIVAAIKDSDFAQKQMSEGRDYCYFLNRIHYTTNQENSEYSCMAYTLNEPSNLERASVMEIVVEENEVYQIHRISVIRDGVLIDKIPDMKIKVLDSENESSGGILSSNKKINVTIKDLRLYDILVLEDSRVKVFTERDFMRKKFSKYVWVSPDNYWGYGNYRFTFINEREEPVAYKKMFFRDEQGHVIEPELNQLKKGERFIFEAEHYINTVDSGREIFPFIDFATESTWKDLSDYIAGIYQEIFDTASLEAFAPDLVQKLNAISDQDEKLQFAIEYVQNNIYYIFNADEMNGHRPQDPAITYQNKQGDCKAKSVLLKVILDYIGVESSVVLVNFRVDYYMKYYLPSLLSFNHVINKISYKGEDYFVDATMRDEFGRIEKRGFIYFLYYLEVKPGLELQQRKSYRFPYYCIDEKVDFSVKGNTGTLEMDTTYRGNRANSLRRYFKHTNKREIIDSWNNSLFYTLNYSGDRNGTDVRGIFRDAAIEIISDDKVQNELKIRYTATIDNPYFTDAQNNRFLMYFDRSILKSAVRDYTHKDFLFWHNFDSEKYEIHLSTDQKIDTAEKYTVQESNINNPYFSYTSRKNITKSGGTVYIEYQPLINLEIPAEDFEQFRKAHHIVADSNFGLGLDIIEPGFMNMLKFGFKKHFK; encoded by the coding sequence ATGGAAAATCAAATGGTGACGGAAAATTACAGCATTGTAAAACCTGCGGTGTGGGCGGGAAGTATGGAAGATCAGGAAATTGTTGCAGCAATCAAAGATTCTGATTTTGCACAGAAACAGATGAGTGAAGGTAGGGATTACTGTTATTTTCTCAATCGAATCCATTATACTACCAATCAGGAGAACAGTGAATACAGCTGCATGGCCTATACGCTGAATGAACCTTCCAATCTGGAGCGGGCTTCGGTGATGGAGATCGTAGTAGAGGAGAACGAAGTGTACCAGATCCACAGGATCAGTGTCATTAGGGATGGTGTCCTGATCGATAAGATCCCGGATATGAAGATCAAGGTCCTGGACAGCGAGAATGAAAGCAGCGGCGGAATCCTGAGCAGCAATAAAAAAATCAATGTTACCATCAAGGACCTCAGGTTGTATGACATTCTGGTTCTGGAAGACTCACGGGTAAAGGTTTTTACTGAACGTGATTTCATGCGTAAAAAGTTTTCAAAATATGTTTGGGTAAGCCCGGATAATTATTGGGGATACGGAAATTACAGGTTTACCTTCATCAATGAACGTGAGGAACCGGTAGCCTATAAGAAAATGTTTTTTCGGGATGAACAGGGCCATGTAATAGAACCGGAGCTGAATCAGCTTAAAAAAGGAGAACGTTTTATTTTTGAAGCTGAACATTATATCAATACCGTAGACTCAGGAAGGGAAATTTTTCCTTTTATTGATTTTGCGACAGAAAGCACCTGGAAAGATCTTTCGGATTATATTGCAGGCATTTACCAGGAAATTTTTGACACGGCTTCCCTGGAAGCATTTGCGCCGGACCTTGTACAAAAGCTGAATGCCATCAGTGACCAGGACGAAAAGTTGCAGTTTGCCATTGAATATGTGCAGAATAACATTTATTATATCTTCAATGCCGATGAAATGAACGGGCACCGGCCACAGGACCCGGCGATTACCTATCAGAACAAACAGGGGGACTGCAAAGCCAAATCCGTATTGCTGAAAGTGATCCTCGACTACATTGGTGTTGAATCTTCCGTTGTACTGGTGAATTTCCGGGTAGATTACTACATGAAATATTACCTGCCATCCCTGCTTTCCTTTAATCATGTCATCAATAAGATCAGCTATAAAGGGGAAGATTATTTTGTGGATGCTACCATGCGCGATGAATTCGGAAGGATTGAAAAACGGGGATTTATTTACTTCCTGTATTACCTGGAAGTAAAACCCGGATTGGAGCTTCAGCAGAGGAAATCCTATCGTTTCCCGTATTACTGCATTGATGAAAAAGTAGATTTCAGTGTTAAAGGGAATACCGGAACGTTAGAGATGGATACTACCTATAGAGGAAACCGGGCCAACAGCCTGAGAAGGTATTTTAAGCACACCAATAAAAGGGAAATCATTGATTCCTGGAATAACTCCCTGTTTTACACCCTGAATTATTCCGGTGACCGGAACGGGACGGATGTAAGAGGCATTTTCCGTGATGCAGCAATTGAGATTATAAGTGATGATAAGGTGCAGAATGAATTGAAAATCCGGTATACCGCGACCATCGATAATCCTTATTTTACCGATGCCCAGAATAACCGTTTCCTGATGTATTTTGACCGTAGCATCTTAAAATCCGCAGTCAGGGATTATACACACAAGGATTTCCTGTTCTGGCATAACTTCGACAGTGAGAAGTATGAAATCCATCTTTCTACCGATCAGAAAATTGATACGGCAGAAAAATATACCGTGCAGGAAAGCAATATCAATAACCCGTATTTCAGTTATACCAGCCGTAAAAATATCACTAAGAGCGGCGGAACGGTATATATAGAGTATCAGCCTCTGATTAACCTTGAAATTCCGGCCGAAGATTTTGAGCAGTTCAGGAAGGCCCATCATATAGTAGCAGACAGTAATTTCGGTTTAGGGCTGGATATTATTGAACCCGGCTTCATGAATATGCTGAAATTCGGTTTTAAAAAACACTTTAAGTAA
- a CDS encoding GTP-binding protein: MQKRIPVTVLSGFLGAGKTTLLNHILHNKDNLKVAVIVNDMSEVNIDAQLVKNENSLSRTEEKLVEMSNGCICCTLRDDLLLEVERLSRENRFDYLLIEGTGIAEPVPIAQTFSYIDEESGIDLSRFSYIDTMVTVVDCLNFFKDFGSDELLMDRELTDMEGDYRTIVNLLTDQVEFANVIILNKTDLVNGQTVDFLRAALRKLNPGAKFITSEFGKVDPREILNTGLFDFETAQSSAGWQKELRNDHHTPETEEYGIGSFVFRHKKPFHPMRFWNYLNTEYPTGVIRAKGLFWLASRPGDALNFSQAGGSFRLEKAGVWWCSMPMSQRAMYASFAENQKLIESKWDKDWGDRQNEMVFIGQDLNPEKMIADLEDCLLKEDEKYLFEQNLNFEDPFPVHI; the protein is encoded by the coding sequence ATGCAAAAAAGAATTCCTGTAACCGTGCTGAGCGGTTTCCTTGGTGCCGGGAAAACAACCCTTCTCAATCACATCCTTCATAACAAAGATAACCTGAAAGTAGCCGTTATCGTCAATGATATGAGTGAAGTGAATATCGATGCACAGCTTGTCAAAAATGAGAATTCACTTTCGAGAACGGAAGAAAAACTCGTTGAAATGAGCAACGGCTGTATCTGCTGCACGCTACGGGACGACCTTCTGCTTGAAGTTGAGCGCCTTTCACGTGAAAACCGTTTTGATTATCTCCTGATCGAAGGAACAGGAATCGCTGAGCCTGTCCCTATTGCCCAGACTTTTTCCTATATTGATGAAGAAAGCGGAATTGACCTGTCAAGGTTCAGTTATATCGACACGATGGTCACGGTGGTAGACTGCCTTAATTTCTTCAAGGATTTCGGTTCGGATGAGCTGCTGATGGACCGGGAGCTGACTGATATGGAAGGCGATTACAGGACTATTGTTAACCTGCTGACTGACCAGGTGGAATTTGCCAACGTCATCATCCTTAATAAAACCGATCTGGTCAACGGACAAACAGTGGATTTCCTAAGAGCCGCTCTGCGAAAGCTTAATCCGGGGGCAAAATTCATTACATCCGAATTCGGAAAGGTAGACCCAAGAGAAATCCTGAACACAGGTCTTTTCGATTTTGAAACCGCCCAGAGCTCTGCCGGCTGGCAAAAGGAACTCCGGAATGACCATCACACGCCTGAGACAGAGGAATACGGAATAGGATCTTTTGTATTCAGGCATAAAAAACCATTCCATCCCATGCGTTTCTGGAATTACCTGAACACGGAATATCCTACCGGTGTCATCCGTGCAAAAGGACTTTTCTGGTTGGCTTCCAGGCCGGGAGATGCATTGAATTTTTCCCAGGCCGGCGGATCTTTCCGGCTGGAAAAAGCAGGTGTATGGTGGTGCAGCATGCCGATGAGCCAGCGTGCGATGTATGCTTCCTTTGCAGAGAACCAGAAACTTATAGAAAGCAAGTGGGATAAAGACTGGGGAGACCGGCAGAATGAAATGGTATTCATCGGGCAGGATCTGAACCCGGAAAAGATGATTGCAGACCTGGAAGACTGCCTGTTGAAGGAGGATGAAAAATACCTGTTTGAACAGAATCTAAATTTTGAAGACCCTTTTCCTGTCCATATTTAA
- a CDS encoding DoxX family protein: protein MKPLFVLAGVFALSLIATRILKHNFDYKLSGKVALAVMLLFTSAGHFLYAKGMAMMLPEAMPFRTGLVYLTGIIEMAAAIGIFVPALKPITGILLIVFFILILPANIFAAIRHLNYETGTFDGKGLSYLWFRIPFQLLLIVWTYFFVVK, encoded by the coding sequence ATGAAACCATTATTTGTTTTAGCCGGTGTATTTGCCTTGTCTTTAATTGCAACAAGGATCTTAAAGCATAATTTTGATTATAAGCTCTCGGGCAAAGTGGCCCTGGCAGTCATGCTGCTGTTCACCTCAGCCGGACATTTCCTGTATGCTAAAGGAATGGCTATGATGCTGCCTGAAGCCATGCCGTTCCGCACGGGACTGGTCTATCTCACGGGCATCATTGAAATGGCAGCGGCCATAGGAATTTTCGTTCCTGCCCTAAAACCCATTACCGGGATACTGCTGATCGTATTTTTTATTCTGATCCTTCCCGCCAACATTTTCGCAGCGATAAGGCATCTGAATTATGAAACAGGTACATTCGACGGAAAAGGGCTTTCATACCTCTGGTTCCGCATCCCGTTTCAACTGCTCCTTATTGTATGGACTTATTTTTTCGTGGTTAAATAA
- a CDS encoding Crp/Fnr family transcriptional regulator, translating to MDDVVHMAAIQQYFRELTDISDQDLLLFCSKLQRAEFPRKSVILESGKTENYLSFIEKGILRFNIPKPDYDLTFAFAFENAFVSAYDSFLTRKSCLYNVEAISDCVLWQISYTDLNGIYENTRIGDRIGRKVAENIYLKKMKREISLLEDTAKQRYLDLIREQPELIRNIPLKYLASYIGVRPQSLSRIRKQIC from the coding sequence ATGGATGATGTGGTACATATGGCCGCCATTCAGCAGTACTTCAGGGAATTGACGGATATTTCTGATCAGGACCTGCTTTTGTTCTGCTCAAAATTGCAGAGGGCAGAGTTTCCCCGAAAATCCGTCATCCTGGAAAGTGGCAAAACGGAAAATTACCTGTCCTTTATAGAAAAAGGGATATTAAGGTTCAATATACCCAAACCGGATTATGACCTTACTTTTGCTTTTGCCTTCGAGAATGCTTTCGTCAGTGCCTACGATTCTTTCCTGACCCGTAAGTCCTGCCTGTACAATGTTGAAGCGATTTCCGACTGTGTTTTATGGCAGATCTCCTACACTGACCTGAATGGGATTTATGAAAATACCCGGATAGGCGACAGGATCGGAAGGAAAGTGGCTGAAAACATCTACCTCAAAAAAATGAAACGGGAAATCTCCCTGCTTGAAGATACCGCAAAACAGAGGTATCTTGACCTGATCCGGGAACAGCCGGAATTGATACGGAATATACCGCTTAAATACCTGGCTTCCTACATTGGTGTGCGCCCCCAGTCGCTGAGCCGCATCCGCAAACAAATTTGTTAA
- a CDS encoding SPFH domain-containing protein gives MTYLLVPVLFFGLIIFFASFFVVKQETAAIVERFGKFLAVRHSGLHLKIPIIDQIAKRLNLRIQQLDVIIDTKTLDNVFIKMKVSVQYQVIRENVKDAYYRLENPENQITSYVFDVVRAEVPKTKLDDVFVRKDDIAIAVKSELQDAMQSYGYDIIKALVTDIDPDEQVKHAMNRINAAEREKTAAEYESEAQRIRIVAVAKAEAESKKLQGQGIADQRREIARGLEESVRVLNSVNINSHEASALILVTQHYDTLQAVGASSRSNLVLLPNSPTAASNMLNDLVVAMTTATTVGEASKGNYPAPEKKDHEK, from the coding sequence ATGACTTACCTTTTAGTACCTGTCCTTTTTTTCGGACTCATTATTTTCTTTGCTTCTTTTTTTGTGGTAAAGCAGGAAACCGCAGCTATTGTGGAACGCTTCGGTAAATTTCTGGCTGTAAGGCATTCCGGCCTGCACCTTAAAATCCCGATCATTGACCAGATTGCAAAAAGGCTTAACCTGAGGATCCAGCAGCTGGATGTGATCATTGATACCAAGACACTGGATAATGTTTTCATCAAAATGAAAGTTTCCGTTCAGTACCAGGTGATCCGTGAAAATGTGAAAGATGCGTATTACCGCCTGGAAAATCCCGAAAACCAGATTACTTCCTACGTCTTTGATGTGGTACGTGCTGAAGTCCCGAAAACAAAGCTGGATGACGTTTTTGTAAGAAAAGATGATATTGCCATTGCTGTAAAAAGCGAACTGCAGGATGCCATGCAGAGTTATGGGTATGATATCATCAAGGCCCTGGTAACAGATATAGATCCGGATGAGCAGGTAAAGCATGCTATGAACAGGATCAATGCTGCTGAAAGAGAAAAAACAGCCGCCGAATATGAGTCTGAAGCACAAAGAATCCGGATTGTAGCGGTAGCAAAAGCAGAAGCCGAATCCAAAAAACTGCAGGGGCAGGGGATTGCAGATCAACGCAGGGAAATCGCCAGAGGGCTTGAAGAATCCGTACGCGTACTGAACAGCGTCAACATCAATTCACATGAAGCCTCTGCATTAATCCTCGTTACGCAGCATTATGACACTTTACAGGCAGTAGGTGCAAGCAGCCGAAGCAACCTGGTATTGCTTCCGAATTCACCTACAGCTGCCAGCAATATGCTGAATGACCTTGTGGTGGCCATGACAACGGCGACTACAGTAGGAGAAGCCAGTAAAGGCAATTATCCCGCACCTGAAAAAAAGGATCATGAAAAATAA
- the dgt gene encoding dGTP triphosphohydrolase → MNLNQIFTNQRTGNNPHTKASRTDFQRDFDRIIFSSPFRRLQNKTQVFPLPGSVFVHNRLTHSLEVSSVGRSLGSVIGEFIAEHYTSELTEESKSFYLHNLGNVIAAGCLCHDVGNPAFGHSGEDAIASYFERNESSLKPLFSEKEWADLVNFEGNANAIRVLGQQQQGKDAGGIQLTFATLASIAKYPCEAVARDKKILHRKKFGFFQNEKEMFLDIAKAVHLITENEEPYIFKRHPFVWLVEAADDICYNIIDMEDAHRLGIVSTADCKNLFFELVRSETDDVERIERKLGSISNENEQISYLRAKVINALINKSIESYKQNFEAILSGTLDKALLDMYKSENNSLKDIESFSIEKIYNHKAVVEIENAGYNVMYELLDHFIPSIVKPAHQLKSYDAKALKLIPKQFIYQEGTDYQKVLGVIDFVSGMTDNYATDLYRKIKGIDIGMTV, encoded by the coding sequence ATGAATTTAAACCAGATTTTCACCAATCAGCGTACCGGAAACAACCCGCATACAAAAGCGTCCAGGACAGACTTTCAGAGGGATTTTGACAGAATTATTTTTTCATCTCCTTTCCGGAGGTTGCAGAACAAGACGCAGGTATTCCCGCTTCCCGGGAGTGTCTTCGTCCATAACCGTCTTACCCATTCGCTTGAAGTGTCTTCGGTGGGGAGGAGCTTGGGAAGTGTGATAGGTGAGTTCATCGCCGAACATTATACTTCTGAACTTACGGAAGAATCCAAAAGCTTTTACCTTCATAATTTAGGGAACGTTATCGCTGCCGGGTGCCTTTGCCATGATGTGGGCAATCCTGCATTCGGACATTCCGGTGAAGATGCAATTGCCAGTTATTTTGAACGCAATGAAAGCAGCCTGAAGCCTCTGTTTTCGGAAAAAGAATGGGCCGATCTGGTAAATTTTGAAGGAAATGCCAATGCCATCAGGGTGCTGGGACAGCAGCAACAGGGTAAGGATGCCGGAGGGATCCAGCTTACTTTTGCCACTCTGGCCAGTATCGCCAAATATCCTTGCGAGGCAGTGGCCCGTGATAAGAAAATCCTCCACAGGAAGAAATTCGGGTTTTTCCAGAATGAAAAAGAGATGTTTCTCGATATTGCAAAAGCAGTACACCTGATTACGGAAAACGAGGAACCATATATTTTCAAAAGGCATCCGTTTGTCTGGCTGGTAGAGGCAGCAGATGATATCTGCTATAATATTATTGATATGGAAGATGCCCACAGGCTGGGTATTGTTTCCACCGCAGACTGTAAAAACCTCTTTTTTGAACTGGTGAGGTCTGAAACCGATGATGTAGAAAGAATAGAGCGGAAGCTGGGCTCTATTTCCAATGAGAACGAGCAGATTTCCTATCTCCGTGCAAAAGTCATCAACGCACTCATTAATAAATCGATTGAAAGCTACAAGCAAAACTTTGAGGCCATCCTGTCCGGAACACTGGATAAGGCATTGCTGGATATGTATAAATCCGAAAACAACAGCCTGAAGGATATAGAAAGCTTTTCAATAGAAAAGATTTACAATCATAAAGCAGTGGTGGAAATTGAAAATGCGGGCTACAACGTTATGTATGAACTTCTTGACCACTTCATCCCGTCTATCGTCAAACCTGCCCATCAGCTCAAGTCTTACGATGCAAAGGCACTGAAGCTCATCCCGAAACAGTTCATCTACCAGGAAGGCACAGACTACCAGAAAGTGCTTGGGGTCATTGATTTCGTTTCCGGGATGACTGATAATTATGCGACAGACCTGTACCGGAAGATCAAAGGAATAGATATCGGAATGACGGTATAA
- a CDS encoding class I SAM-dependent methyltransferase, with the protein MNDNTWLNRWDERYSNEEFAYGTKPNNYLREQLVTLKPGTLLFPAEGEGRNAIFAATQGWTVSAFDISANGRKKALQLAEQQGITIDYRVGELSDLDYHEDQFDAIALIYAHFPAAVKSSIHQMLSRYLRKGGYIIFEAFSKNHLEYIARNEKVGGPKDVESLFSIDEIKADFPDYTIIELKETEIELNEGLFHNGTGSVIRFVGQKPY; encoded by the coding sequence ATGAATGACAACACGTGGCTCAACAGGTGGGATGAAAGATACAGCAACGAAGAGTTTGCCTATGGCACAAAACCTAATAATTACCTGCGGGAGCAACTGGTTACATTAAAACCCGGTACCCTATTGTTCCCTGCAGAAGGCGAAGGACGAAATGCAATTTTTGCAGCAACCCAGGGATGGACTGTTTCTGCTTTTGATATCAGTGCAAATGGCAGGAAAAAAGCCTTACAGCTTGCTGAACAGCAAGGAATCACGATTGATTATCGCGTCGGGGAACTTTCTGATTTGGATTATCACGAAGACCAGTTTGATGCCATTGCTCTTATTTACGCTCATTTTCCGGCAGCAGTTAAATCATCCATACACCAGATGCTCAGCCGGTATCTCCGTAAAGGCGGATATATTATTTTTGAAGCTTTCAGTAAAAATCATCTTGAATATATCGCAAGAAATGAGAAGGTTGGCGGACCCAAAGATGTTGAGTCACTATTTTCTATTGACGAAATAAAAGCGGATTTCCCGGATTATACTATTATAGAATTAAAAGAAACAGAAATCGAACTCAATGAAGGCTTATTCCATAACGGAACAGGTTCTGTTATTCGTTTCGTAGGCCAAAAGCCCTATTGA
- a CDS encoding DNA-formamidopyrimidine glycosylase family protein has protein sequence MPEGPTILLMKESLQPFKGKTVTEAGGDAKFDKEPLTGQTLKDIKTFGKQTYLVFDSMVIRIHLLMFGSFSVEEQIRPDTRLRLSLFFGKDSVYFYTCSVKLVDPEFLDTIDWEADVMSDAWNPASTKKKLKSNPDMMVCDALMDQDIFSGVGNIIKNEVLFRIGVQPESLLGKMPDKKLKELIEEARNYSFDFLRWKRDSVLKQHWLAHTKKTCPKCGEKMVNKQTGVGKRRSFYCEKDQKLYH, from the coding sequence ATGCCAGAAGGTCCTACCATATTACTGATGAAAGAAAGCCTGCAACCCTTTAAAGGTAAAACCGTTACCGAGGCGGGCGGCGATGCTAAATTTGATAAAGAGCCTTTAACAGGCCAAACGTTGAAAGACATCAAAACATTCGGGAAACAAACATACCTGGTATTTGATAGCATGGTGATCCGAATCCACCTGCTGATGTTCGGTTCTTTCAGCGTTGAAGAACAGATCCGGCCGGATACACGCCTGAGGCTGTCTTTATTTTTCGGAAAAGATTCCGTTTATTTTTATACCTGCTCCGTCAAACTGGTCGACCCTGAATTTCTGGATACGATAGACTGGGAAGCGGACGTAATGAGCGATGCATGGAATCCTGCCAGTACCAAAAAGAAACTGAAGTCCAATCCTGATATGATGGTCTGTGATGCCCTAATGGACCAGGACATCTTTTCAGGGGTAGGCAACATCATTAAAAATGAAGTGCTGTTCCGCATCGGTGTACAGCCTGAAAGCCTGCTGGGAAAAATGCCAGATAAAAAACTGAAAGAACTGATTGAAGAAGCCCGGAATTACAGTTTTGATTTCCTGCGCTGGAAAAGAGATTCTGTCCTGAAACAGCACTGGTTGGCTCATACTAAGAAAACCTGTCCGAAATGCGGCGAAAAAATGGTCAATAAAC